The sequence ATTATATATTGTCTTTTTATATTCTTTAGGTTCTCTCCGATAAGACTCTTTCTCACCCGACTGAAGGGAAAACCCCAGGGGTAAGCAGTACATGTTGAATCTTTTTCAGCTTCTTAATTGGTTCCTATTCAATTGTTGCTTGGTGTGATCAGTCATTGATGTGTTTTCCAGATGTCGAGCTGTGCCTCCCTGTTCAGCCCAGCATCCCAGAGACCTGCCACAGACCAACGCAGACAGACCCGATTCTCAGGCATCAAATCTGCCACTGATAAAAGTAGACACTCAGCCAGTAAGCCAGCTACAGACAAACGCAGACAGACCCGGGTCTCAGCCATCAAATCTGCCACTGATAAAAGTAGACTCTCAGCCAGTAAGCCAGCTACAGACAAACGCAGACAGACCTGGGTCTCTGGCACCAACTCCcctcaggacactgttgttccaTTCAGACCCACAGTCCTGTCCACTTGCAGGATCAATGTTCGGTGAGTCTTTTTAAAAACATTGGTCTGATTTAGTTAGTACAAAGTACTTTACAGTGCTGCTGAAACTTCTTGGTTAAACCTCTTGTGATGAACTTCACACCATGATGAGTTGCTGAAAAATAGAAGTTAACTCACTAGCTTTTGTTCAAAGGTGACCGTTTTCTAGAATGAAATGTTATAGATTAAGTCCAACTGTTGGTTTGTGTAAAGGTTCTCTCAGGCTACTCAGGATAATGAGCACAAGAGGTCCATGGTCAAGACACCAGCGCGCGCGTCAACCCGTGTGGAGCTCGTCACTCCTGGGAAAGAGACTAAAGTTGTCGGGAAACGTGAAGTCAACAAGCCTTCTGTTTCCTCAGGTAACGTCTTCTCTAAATCTAGATCACGTTAAATTTCATTTCTATGTAGTCTTTACTTTGCATTATCTATGCATTACAACTGAATTGATTACTTCCTGttttctttggtatttttccttttattttttaataaggAACAGCATTTGTGTTCAATGCAAACACCAGTGTTCTTTCTAACACTCCTGGAACCAACAAGGCCAACTTTGATCTGAAGGCCAGTCTCTCTAAGCCTCTCACCTACAAGCCTCACAAGGGTAAGTCAATAATGCCCGGTTTATCGGTGTCTGGTCAATAATGCCCCGGTTTATCGGTGTCTGGTCAATAATGCCCCGGTTTATCGTGTTTGTAGGGAAGCTGAAGCCTTATGGAGAGACCAAGGAGAACACAGCTGACCAGTCTCAGATTGTTTTTTCACACCAGAAGAACTACAAACAGCACCCGGTTCAGACAAGGTGAGTGTTGGGAACAAAAAAGTTAAAAGCGGAGGGGGAATTTGAGTAATCGAATTCCCAGCTTTTGTCAATCGTTAATTGATTACTCAATGAAAAAAGTCCAAGGGAACTAATTGAGTGTGTCATGAAACTTGTTCTCTTTCCGAATGGCTGTATTGATTtccatatttatttttattcaagggaggaaaggaggacaaAACAGACTGAAGACAGGAAGCAGAAGAAAGTGAACATGCTTGGAGCCAGACGAGGCCTCGTCATGACCTAATTATTGTCATTCCCCCCCACTCTTCTGTAAAGATTAGAGCCTGTTTTTACTGCGGCTGTCCTCTGTACTCTTCTAACCTGTTATGATTGTTCAATTTTACTCTGTAGTTCCTCAAACAACTTCACTATTACAATGTTATGTACTTTATTGTTCACATTAACATGTTAAATATTTTGGTCATCTGTAATTCACATGTTTTACAGTGCGTATAAGGTGTTGTACTTTTTCCAGAATTGTAAATACATGTAGTAAATTTGGCATTTCCTGAAGCAGACtttttttcttcttatttttTGGGACTTGGTGCTTGTTGTCTTCAGACTTCAGGGTTCCTCTTGTATACCTCATATGCAAACTCCTCTGTGTGTGCACGGTCGCTACACACGGCAACAAAATCAATCTCCAGTTGAAATGGACCGTCTGCCTTATCACCCAATGTTATTCCTATGGTGTTAACCTAGGAGCACAAAACGGACATTAAGAGTTGCAAAAACCTAGCAAGTGAATCATCATTTTACCCTTGTCTGAGTACTATGTAGTACTTAGTATAATTTTTCTTACTTTGTCCAACCAGAGAGGATGCTGATCATCTTGTACCCTCCCGCGACTAGAGAGGAAGAATTTTGAGAATGGAATCTGTAAATGTGCAATCAAATGTTAGCACCCAAATACTTCTGGACTAACTAAAATCACACAGCGATAGCCTCGGTCATGTCCCATAGTAGTCACAACTAAGATCACACAGCGAT is a genomic window of Oncorhynchus tshawytscha isolate Ot180627B linkage group LG11, Otsh_v2.0, whole genome shotgun sequence containing:
- the nusap1 gene encoding nucleolar and spindle-associated protein 1 isoform X3 yields the protein MELDSMKYAELRSLAKEIGLKTSKLKADKLLKVLKEHFQQQGDVAVEQGDETGIAAQDDINSTQEVNSSSQVDDEPFLKQQAQEFVTKRRGRGRPKKRKEPEDEEEIFEKLVEPRIGQGSVKRRKTSAAKDSGVAAPVEESQKTNVQTQPEPGHKDAAPAVTFERGDGQKVVKPVGKIPRHEGLLKRTKSMLKPTTPNFRKLHEAHFKRMESIDSYVERKTKQVDLFRSSVKELKVLSDKTLSHPTEGKTPGMSSCASLFSPASQRPATDQRRQTRFSGIKSATDKSRHSASKPATDKRRQTRVSAIKSATDKSRLSASKPATDKRRQTWVSGTNSPQDTVVPFRPTVLSTCRINVRFSQATQDNEHKRSMVKTPARASTRVELVTPGKETKVVGKREVNKPSVSSAFVFNANTSVLSNTPGTNKANFDLKASLSKPLTYKPHKGKLKPYGETKENTADQSQIVFSHQKNYKQHPVQTREERRTKQTEDRKQKKVNMLGARRGLVMT
- the nusap1 gene encoding nucleolar and spindle-associated protein 1 isoform X2 — encoded protein: MELDSMKYAELRSLAKEIGLKTSKLKADKLLKVLKEHFQQQGDVAVEGDETGIAAQDDINSTQEVNSSSQVDDEPFLKQQAQEFVTKRRGRGRPKKRKEPEDEEEIFEKLVEPRIGQGSVKRRKTSAAKDSGVAAPVEESQKTNVQTQPEPGHKDAAPAVTFERGDGQKVVKPVGKIPRHEGLLKRTKSMLKPTTPNFRKLHEAHFKRMESIDSYVERKTKQVDLFRSSVKELKVLSDKTLSHPTEGKTPGMSSCASLFSPASQRPATDQRRQTRFSGIKSATDKSRHSASKPATDKRRQTRVSAIKSATDKSRLSASKPATDKRRQTWVSGTNSPQDTVVPFRPTVLSTCRINVRFSQATQDNEHKRSMVKTPARASTRVELVTPGKETKVVGKREVNKPSVSSGTAFVFNANTSVLSNTPGTNKANFDLKASLSKPLTYKPHKGKLKPYGETKENTADQSQIVFSHQKNYKQHPVQTREERRTKQTEDRKQKKVNMLGARRGLVMT
- the nusap1 gene encoding nucleolar and spindle-associated protein 1 isoform X1, whose amino-acid sequence is MELDSMKYAELRSLAKEIGLKTSKLKADKLLKVLKEHFQQQGDVAVEQGDETGIAAQDDINSTQEVNSSSQVDDEPFLKQQAQEFVTKRRGRGRPKKRKEPEDEEEIFEKLVEPRIGQGSVKRRKTSAAKDSGVAAPVEESQKTNVQTQPEPGHKDAAPAVTFERGDGQKVVKPVGKIPRHEGLLKRTKSMLKPTTPNFRKLHEAHFKRMESIDSYVERKTKQVDLFRSSVKELKVLSDKTLSHPTEGKTPGMSSCASLFSPASQRPATDQRRQTRFSGIKSATDKSRHSASKPATDKRRQTRVSAIKSATDKSRLSASKPATDKRRQTWVSGTNSPQDTVVPFRPTVLSTCRINVRFSQATQDNEHKRSMVKTPARASTRVELVTPGKETKVVGKREVNKPSVSSGTAFVFNANTSVLSNTPGTNKANFDLKASLSKPLTYKPHKGKLKPYGETKENTADQSQIVFSHQKNYKQHPVQTREERRTKQTEDRKQKKVNMLGARRGLVMT